From Coffea arabica cultivar ET-39 chromosome 2e, Coffea Arabica ET-39 HiFi, whole genome shotgun sequence, the proteins below share one genomic window:
- the LOC113728572 gene encoding homeobox-leucine zipper protein ATHB-52-like, whose translation MDYPHIQSSVRKNELKFQKKRLTQDQVSLLEKSFNFNNKLDPDRRSQLAHQLGLPPRKVAIWYQNKRARWKNENLEVDHKALQLRLENLLADNERLQSEVERLKQELHKAQEMLLSVNNTPYSSLSSQISSSCDEVGSSSLVHGSRNHLDKDFFACLIGGEGQFGNTNDQEFFRSSIS comes from the coding sequence ATGGATTACCCCCACATTCAGTCAAGCGTTCGAAAAAACGAACTCAAATTTCAGAAGAAAAGGCTGACTCAAGATCAGGTTAGTCTCCTAGAAAAAAGCTTTAATTTCAATAACAAACTGGATCCAGATCGCAGGTCCCAACTAGCCCACCAGCTGGGTCTACCACCTCGCAAGGTTGCAATTTGGTACCAAAACAAGCGTGCCCGGTGGAAGAATGAAAACCTTGAGGTTGATCACAAGGCTTTGCAGCTAAGATTGGAAAATCTGTTAGCAGATAATGAGAGGCTTCAAAGTGAAGTTGAGAGGCTTAAGCAGGAGTTGCATAAGGCTCAAGAAATGCTGTTATCGGTGAACAATACACCTTATTCTTCTCTTTCCTCCCAGATCTCTAGCAGTTGTGATGAAGTTGGAAGCTCGAGTTTGGTTCATGGTTCCAGGAATCACTTGGACAAGGACTTCTTTGCTTGTTTAATTGGCGGTGAAGGTCAGTTTGGGAACACAAATGATCAAGAATTTTTCCGTTCATCTATTTCTTGA
- the LOC113733480 gene encoding glutaredoxin-C9 — protein sequence MQPATPYTTWPPTTATSAGGYTSLESQLSDSSKSAENDGMTSSTSQVTRLVSENAVIAFGRRGCCMCHVVKQLLLGLGVNPTIFFVDEEDEGAIIDELSKIAGVLEGDGNGKVQFPAVFVGGKLFGGLERVVATHITGELVPMLREARALWL from the coding sequence ATGCAGCCAGCAACACCATATACAACCTGGCCTCCGACCACCGCAACCTCCGCCGGCGGCTACACCAGCCTCGAGTCACAGCTAAGTGACAGTAGCAAAAGTGCGGAAAATGATGGCATGACAAGTAGTACCAGTCAGGTTACGAGACTGGTATCAGAAAATGCAGTGATTGCGTTTGGGAGACGGGGGTGTTGCATGTGCCATGTTGTCAAGCAACTGTTGCTGGGCCTTGGCGTTAATCCCACCATTTTTTTCGTTGACGAGGAAGATGAAGGGGCGATAATCGATGAGCTATCGAAAATCGCAGGCGTTTTGGAAGGGGATGGCAATGGGAAGGTGCAATTTCCGGCTGTTTTTGTGGGCGGAAAGTTGTTTGGTGGGTTAGAAAGAGTGGTGGCTACACATATCACCGGTGAATTGGTGCCTATGTTGAGAGAAGCTCGAGCTCTGTGGCTTTGA
- the LOC113730998 gene encoding prohibitin-1, mitochondrial, with amino-acid sequence MDKLKFDVPKLPGWVSALIKVGVLGGATIYTLSKSLYNVEGGQRAAVFNRIVGVKEKVYPEGTHFLIPWFERPTIYDVRARPYIVEGTSGSHDLQTVNIALRILTRPVADQLPTIYRSLGENFNEQVLPSIVHETLKAVVTRYNASQLITQRETVSQEIRSLLIKRAASFNIALDDVSITSLTFGREFTAAIEAKQIAAQEAERAKFVVEKAEQEKKSAIIRAQGEAASAELIGKATAENPSFITLRRIEASKDVAQTISNCC; translated from the exons ATGGACAAGCTTAAGTTTGATGTGCCAAAGTTGCCAGGATGGGTCTCTGCTCTGATAAAAGTTGGAGTTCTTGGAGGTGCTACTATATATACTTTGTCAAAGAGCCTTTACAATGTGGAAGGAGGTCAGAGAGCTGCTGTATTCAATCGTATTGTTGGTGTGAAAGAGAAG GTGTACCCTGAAGGAACTCATTTTCTGATTCCCTGGTTTGAAAGACCCACAATTTATGATGTTCGTGCACGTCCCTATATTGTTGAGGGTACTTCGGGCAGCCATGATCTCCAAACG GTTAACATAGCTCTTCGCATTCTTACGCGCCCTGTGGCAGATCAACTACCAACCATCTATCGAAGCCTTGGTGAAAACTTCAATGAACAGGTCCTGCCTTCTATAGTTCATGAAACTCTGAAGGCCGTTGTTACTCGGTACAATGCAAGCCAGCTCATAACTCAAAGAGAG ACTGTCAGTCAGGAGATTCGAAGCCTTTTGATTAAAAGAGCAGCTTCCTTTAACATTGCACTTGATGATGTGTCTATAACTAGTCTGACTTTTGGAAGGGAATTTACTGCTGCAATCGAGGCAAAGCAAATAGCTGCACAAGAAGCTGAGAGGGCTAAATTTGTTGTGGAAAAAGCTGAACAGGAGAAGAAAAGTGCAATAATCAGAGCACAG GGTGAAGCCGCGAGTGCAGAGCTAATTGGTAAAGCTACTGCTGAAAACCCTTCATTTATCACACTTAGAAGAATTGAGGCTTCAAAGGATGTTGCTCAAACAATATCAAACTGCTGCTAA
- the LOC113730997 gene encoding uncharacterized protein — MADDEQLRRNHIIGDGGEDEGKSTQSPPEKKQELDEESGGAEEEMEDSDGAKDGEDDMSDGTGEDDVLTSEYDSDDSGYFIIDNQRLPNRLKSDYLPDGAEGSEEVDVDKWSKYYQEIRESEGFDINHYPGCCIMAPYHPFNAARQNLFDYSVAAINDFNQKEGTKYKLEKVEKANARLWGCGANHYITFQARESVADALKTFQALVWWGIDGSGSEPFAAVVKFCRLKATAAT; from the exons ATGGCCGATGATGAACAATTACGCAGAAATCACATAATTGGTGATGGAGGGGAAGATGAGGGAAAATCTACGCAGTCGCCACCGGAGAAGAAGCAGGAGCTTGATGAAGAGAGCGGTGGCGCTGAGGAGGAGATGGAAGATAGCGACGGTGCTAAAGATGGGGAGGACGACATGAGCGATGGCACTGGCGAGGATGACGTGCTTACATCGGAATATGATTCCGACGATTCTGGTTATTTTATTATTGATAATCAGCGACTTCCGAATAGGTTGAAGAGTGATTATTTGCCTGATGGGGCTGAAGGCTCTGAAGAGGTCGATGTAGATAAATGGTCCAAGTACTATCAAGAGATAAGGGAGAGCGAG GGTTTTGATATCAACCACTATCCGGGTTGTTGTATTATGGCTCCATATCATCCTTTTAATGCTGCTCGCCAAAACCTGTTCGATTACTCTGTGGCTGCCATTAATGATTTCAACCAAAAGGAG GGCACAAAGTACAAGTTGGAAAAGGTTGAGAAGGCAAACGCAAGACTTTGGGGTTGTGGAGCCAACCATTACATAACTTTCCAAGCCAGAGAATCTGTTGCTGATGCTTTGAAAACCTTCCAAGCTTTGGTATGGTGGGGCATAGATGGGTCTGGTTCAGAACCCTTCGCAGCAGTTGTGAAATTCTGCAGGCTCAAAGCAACTGCTGCGACCTGA